The following coding sequences are from one Melanotaenia boesemani isolate fMelBoe1 chromosome 19, fMelBoe1.pri, whole genome shotgun sequence window:
- the si:dkey-34e4.1 gene encoding carboxyl-terminal PDZ ligand of neuronal nitric oxide synthase protein isoform X1 has product MPARNRYNLVDDVADSRVPLHNEEAYQHGIYFQAKYVGSLDVPRPNSRMEIVAAMRRIRYEFKAKNIKKKKVSIVVSVDGVKVMLRKKQKRKEWTWDESKMLIMQDPIYRIFYVSHDSQDLKIFSYIARDGSSNSFRCNVFKSKKKTQAMRIVRTVGQAFEVCHKLSLQHAEQDADGQANGESDRSTEEPSSNGRKLSGAEQEEDEGSKHGGRGGVEDPAAGASLCEKAVSEILQSLAELNIVKPGQTIMDFDRKSVFTVTSQGVAPGSPCSPSLTPLASQHYLQLLQQQLQQQQQHTQVAVAQVQLLKDQMAAETAARMEAQARIHQLLLQNRDLLQHLALLVQQLKELEAISPKPTQPGQPQQETQANRHNDQQSACSSISTSAKSLSLNLKNHYNQTLDQLITSTPAWPLQTSPLSPTQVDSAESYLNLLNLENSTKPEASVTHLDPFIRANGNTNSKESFNNEIVPFMSRDSASTDEKCKQTVPKLDPPPPSMNRKRVSRTFFPGSELTTVSNPAEVCSNEVPQSRSSSLSFPDITPSSLSSTDFHSLSNGESSSSSASEDSGVRSETKSLLSPLRDNDDLFGDRGTFLTASSGCGSPLEERDKALMSESSPTESNTLALDTCDHLQPFLSPLDDTCLHISFSEDELLESSQEDTNVPLRS; this is encoded by the exons tATGAATTCAAGGCAAAgaacatcaagaagaagaaggtcAGCATTGTTGTATCTGTGGATGGAGTCAAAGTGATGCTAAGGAAAAAACAGAAG agaaaagaatgGACATGGGATGAAAGCAAAATGTTGATCATGCAAGATCCAATATACAG GATTTTCTATGTATCTCATGACTCTCAGGACTTGAAGATCTTCAGCTATATCGCAAGAGATGGATCCAGTAATTCATTTAGATGTAACGTCTTCAAATCAAAGAAGAAG ACGCAGGCGATGCGTATCGTGCGGACAGTAGGTCAGGCGTTTGAGGTGTGTCATAAGCTCAGTCTGCAGCATGCTGAGCAGGATGCTGACGGACAGGCAAACGGAGAGAGTGACAGGTCAACAGAGGAGCCCAGCAGCAATG GCCGTAAATTATCGGGAGCTGAACAAGAAGAAGATGAGGGCAGcaaacatggaggaagaggaggcgtaGAAGATCCTGCAGCTGGTGCCTCATTGTGTGAGAAGGCTGTCAGTGAGATTCTGCAGAGCCTGGCTGAGCTGAACATTGTTAAACCTGGACAGACTATCATG GACTTTGATCGAAAGTCCGTCTTCACTGTGACATCCCAAGGAGTTGCTCCAGGCAGCCCCTGTTCTCCATCTCTCACTCCGCTAGCATCACAGCACTACCTGCAGCTTCTTCAGCAGCAActacagcagcaacagcagcacacACAGGTGGCGGTCGCACAG GTACAGCTGTTGAAAGATCAGATGGCAGCTGAGACTGCTGCTCGCATGGAGGCTCAGGCTCGCATCCACCAGttgctgctgcagaacagggacctgctgcagcacctggCCCTGCTCGTGCAGCAGCTAAAGGAGCTAGAGGCCATCTCCCCAAAACCAACACAACCAGGGCAGCCACAACAGGAAACTCAAGCTAACAGACACA ATGACCAGCAGTCAGCATGCAGCTCCATTTCTACATCAGCAAAATCTCTATCCTTGAATCTGAAGAATCACTACAATCAGACCCTGGACCAACTCATCACCTCCACACCTGCATGGCCACTCCAAACATCACCTCTGTCCCCCACCCAGGTGGACTCTGCTGAGTCATACCTCAACCTGCTCAACCTGGAGAACAGCACCAAACCAGAAGCCTCGGTCACACACCTGGACCCTTTCATCAGGGCCAATGGCAACACCAATAGCAAGGAGAGCTTCAACAACGAGATCGTCCCGTTCATGTCCAGAGACTCTGCCAGCACAGATGAGAA GTGTAAACAGACAGTGCCCAAACTCGACCCTCCTCCACCATCCATGAACCGTAAGAGGGTCAGCAGGACATTCTTCCCAGGGTCAGAGCTCACAACTGTGTCCAATCCTGCAGAGGTTTGCTCTAATGAAGTGCCCCAGAGCCGCAGCAGCAGCCTCTCATTTCCAGACATCACCCCCAGCTCCCTGTCATCCACAGATTTCCACTCTCTCAGCAATGGCGAGAGCAGCTCTTCTTCGGCCAGTGAGGACTCGGGAGTCCGTTCCGAGACCAAGTCCCTGTTGTCTCCATTGCGCGATAATGACGACTTGTTCGGGGACCGTGGGACATTTTTAACAGCCTCCAGTGGGTGTGGGAGTCCTCTAGAGGAGAGAGATAAAGCATTGATGTCTGAATCATCCCCAACTGAATCCAACACCCTGGCCTTGGACACCTGTGATCACCTGCAGCCCTTCTTATCTCCTCTGGATGATACCTGCCTTCACATTAGTTTTTCAGAGGATGAACTGCTGGAGAGCAGCCAGGAGGACACTAATGTTCCCCTGCGGAGTTAG
- the si:dkey-34e4.1 gene encoding capon-like protein isoform X2 has translation MLRKKQKRKEWTWDESKMLIMQDPIYRIFYVSHDSQDLKIFSYIARDGSSNSFRCNVFKSKKKTQAMRIVRTVGQAFEVCHKLSLQHAEQDADGQANGESDRSTEEPSSNGRKLSGAEQEEDEGSKHGGRGGVEDPAAGASLCEKAVSEILQSLAELNIVKPGQTIMDFDRKSVFTVTSQGVAPGSPCSPSLTPLASQHYLQLLQQQLQQQQQHTQVAVAQVQLLKDQMAAETAARMEAQARIHQLLLQNRDLLQHLALLVQQLKELEAISPKPTQPGQPQQETQANRHNDQQSACSSISTSAKSLSLNLKNHYNQTLDQLITSTPAWPLQTSPLSPTQVDSAESYLNLLNLENSTKPEASVTHLDPFIRANGNTNSKESFNNEIVPFMSRDSASTDEKCKQTVPKLDPPPPSMNRKRVSRTFFPGSELTTVSNPAEVCSNEVPQSRSSSLSFPDITPSSLSSTDFHSLSNGESSSSSASEDSGVRSETKSLLSPLRDNDDLFGDRGTFLTASSGCGSPLEERDKALMSESSPTESNTLALDTCDHLQPFLSPLDDTCLHISFSEDELLESSQEDTNVPLRS, from the exons ATGCTAAGGAAAAAACAGAAG agaaaagaatgGACATGGGATGAAAGCAAAATGTTGATCATGCAAGATCCAATATACAG GATTTTCTATGTATCTCATGACTCTCAGGACTTGAAGATCTTCAGCTATATCGCAAGAGATGGATCCAGTAATTCATTTAGATGTAACGTCTTCAAATCAAAGAAGAAG ACGCAGGCGATGCGTATCGTGCGGACAGTAGGTCAGGCGTTTGAGGTGTGTCATAAGCTCAGTCTGCAGCATGCTGAGCAGGATGCTGACGGACAGGCAAACGGAGAGAGTGACAGGTCAACAGAGGAGCCCAGCAGCAATG GCCGTAAATTATCGGGAGCTGAACAAGAAGAAGATGAGGGCAGcaaacatggaggaagaggaggcgtaGAAGATCCTGCAGCTGGTGCCTCATTGTGTGAGAAGGCTGTCAGTGAGATTCTGCAGAGCCTGGCTGAGCTGAACATTGTTAAACCTGGACAGACTATCATG GACTTTGATCGAAAGTCCGTCTTCACTGTGACATCCCAAGGAGTTGCTCCAGGCAGCCCCTGTTCTCCATCTCTCACTCCGCTAGCATCACAGCACTACCTGCAGCTTCTTCAGCAGCAActacagcagcaacagcagcacacACAGGTGGCGGTCGCACAG GTACAGCTGTTGAAAGATCAGATGGCAGCTGAGACTGCTGCTCGCATGGAGGCTCAGGCTCGCATCCACCAGttgctgctgcagaacagggacctgctgcagcacctggCCCTGCTCGTGCAGCAGCTAAAGGAGCTAGAGGCCATCTCCCCAAAACCAACACAACCAGGGCAGCCACAACAGGAAACTCAAGCTAACAGACACA ATGACCAGCAGTCAGCATGCAGCTCCATTTCTACATCAGCAAAATCTCTATCCTTGAATCTGAAGAATCACTACAATCAGACCCTGGACCAACTCATCACCTCCACACCTGCATGGCCACTCCAAACATCACCTCTGTCCCCCACCCAGGTGGACTCTGCTGAGTCATACCTCAACCTGCTCAACCTGGAGAACAGCACCAAACCAGAAGCCTCGGTCACACACCTGGACCCTTTCATCAGGGCCAATGGCAACACCAATAGCAAGGAGAGCTTCAACAACGAGATCGTCCCGTTCATGTCCAGAGACTCTGCCAGCACAGATGAGAA GTGTAAACAGACAGTGCCCAAACTCGACCCTCCTCCACCATCCATGAACCGTAAGAGGGTCAGCAGGACATTCTTCCCAGGGTCAGAGCTCACAACTGTGTCCAATCCTGCAGAGGTTTGCTCTAATGAAGTGCCCCAGAGCCGCAGCAGCAGCCTCTCATTTCCAGACATCACCCCCAGCTCCCTGTCATCCACAGATTTCCACTCTCTCAGCAATGGCGAGAGCAGCTCTTCTTCGGCCAGTGAGGACTCGGGAGTCCGTTCCGAGACCAAGTCCCTGTTGTCTCCATTGCGCGATAATGACGACTTGTTCGGGGACCGTGGGACATTTTTAACAGCCTCCAGTGGGTGTGGGAGTCCTCTAGAGGAGAGAGATAAAGCATTGATGTCTGAATCATCCCCAACTGAATCCAACACCCTGGCCTTGGACACCTGTGATCACCTGCAGCCCTTCTTATCTCCTCTGGATGATACCTGCCTTCACATTAGTTTTTCAGAGGATGAACTGCTGGAGAGCAGCCAGGAGGACACTAATGTTCCCCTGCGGAGTTAG